The following proteins are co-located in the Apium graveolens cultivar Ventura chromosome 5, ASM990537v1, whole genome shotgun sequence genome:
- the LOC141661113 gene encoding bidirectional sugar transporter SWEET4-like, whose translation MYVGGAFLIELVVVGLVSGLVIGLAHTILARTAIVGGFCFIFGLVMYVPRISGWFTICRTRSVEGDMPFPLLVTNTLNDLCWLIYASIRFDCILWFTYCCGVLVGVVQLVLHRIYRKCIKVSCEYNKLAEVPLQGIDIGDDVHSKLAVEEVRLQKTETYDDKKLATTEVQLQEIVAV comes from the exons ATGTACGTAGGAGGTGCATTTTTGATTGAGTTGGTAGTGGTCGGCCTTGTTAGTGGATTGGTAATTGGACTAGCACATACTATTTTGGCGAGAACAGCTATTGTGGGAGGATTTTGCTTCATCTTTGGTTTAGTGATGTATGTGCCTCGTATTTCCGGTTGG TTCACAATTTGTAGAACAAGGAGTGTAGAGGGGGACATGCCATTTCCTTTACTGGTGACCAACACCCTTAATGATCTTTGCTGGCTAATCTATGCCTCAATCAGATTTGATTGTATCCTTTGG TTTACCtattgttgtggagttcttgtgGGAGTGGTTCAACTCGTACTGCACAGGATTTACCGCAAATGTATAAAAGTTTCGTGTGAGTATAATAAGCTAGCTGAGGTGCCGCTCCAAGGAATTGACATAGGCGATGATGTTCATAGCAAGCTAGCCGTAGAGGAGGTGCGGCTCCAGAAAACTGAGACATATGATGATAAGAAGCTAGCCACAACTGAGGTGCAGCTCCAGGAAATTGTTGCGGTGTGA